From Candidatus Bathyarchaeota archaeon, a single genomic window includes:
- a CDS encoding class I SAM-dependent methyltransferase — translation MTTSKEKQDKHFPPFAHDNLFRRLFSNPNKFYRYVSSGQAVADLGCGPGYYTLALAECVGPEGMVYAVDSDEKVIRAVEKKADKRGYHNIEARASSASDLSFIEDGSVDFILANGLLCSVAPKHHESAVNEMRRILKPNGQAYLSAAKGLFSYMDKAEWEKILEGFRVERRGDPMMGDRWAVVSKKQQ, via the coding sequence ATGACTACGAGCAAAGAGAAACAAGATAAGCACTTTCCCCCCTTTGCGCATGATAACCTGTTCAGAAGGTTGTTCAGTAACCCAAACAAATTTTATCGCTACGTCTCAAGTGGTCAGGCGGTTGCTGACCTTGGCTGTGGTCCAGGTTATTATACGCTCGCTTTGGCTGAATGCGTTGGTCCCGAAGGCATGGTCTATGCAGTTGATTCGGATGAAAAGGTCATCCGAGCGGTGGAAAAAAAGGCGGACAAACGTGGTTACCACAACATTGAAGCGCGCGCTTCATCCGCTTCCGACTTGAGCTTCATAGAAGACGGGTCGGTTGACTTTATTCTTGCCAATGGACTGTTATGTTCCGTGGCGCCAAAACATCACGAGTCAGCTGTGAACGAAATGAGGCGTATCCTCAAGCCAAATGGACAGGCGTACCTTAGTGCGGCCAAAGGTTTGTTCAGTTATATGGACAAGGCGGAGTGGGAGAAAATACTTGAAGGGTTCAGAGTCGAGCGAAGGGGTGATCCTATGATGGGCGATAGATGGGCGGTTGTTTCCAAAAAACAGCAGTAA
- a CDS encoding YIP1 family protein, whose product MDLSGVVPSDDRVKQIIIFVYGLSIVSFLGGSQIPAIFLRKRSFIVQFGFSITFGFMLLLITILNDTTLNPLNETILKPFFLNYPVIAAEYLSIPYFFMIFIDLYLSGRLSAFSWGHFRRFFGGTFLHPRRTFEEVSYDQSILFSLVSVVLISVAWIVRTVVFSLADFVPTRWSFVPFSIGEPLELVSRTVLIIPAALLFWLIMSVLVHVAARQLGGTSSHSRIASLLGFVFLPSLITIAVDLLEIGLQIENSLLLNVIFLIFGFVIPLVLWPLILVIFAVRTSEMLSWRSTSLAAIIGFLPLFILLTFAFL is encoded by the coding sequence ATGGACCTCTCGGGTGTTGTGCCGTCGGATGACCGTGTAAAGCAAATAATAATTTTCGTTTATGGTCTTTCCATAGTGAGTTTCTTGGGAGGTTCGCAGATTCCTGCGATTTTCCTAAGAAAGAGAAGTTTCATAGTTCAATTCGGTTTCAGCATAACGTTTGGCTTCATGCTTCTACTGATAACTATCCTCAATGACACAACTCTCAATCCACTTAATGAAACAATCTTAAAGCCCTTCTTCTTAAACTATCCCGTGATTGCAGCAGAGTATTTGTCCATACCCTATTTTTTCATGATTTTCATCGATCTCTACTTAAGCGGACGCCTGAGTGCCTTCTCTTGGGGGCATTTTAGGCGATTCTTCGGCGGAACGTTCTTACATCCGCGACGCACGTTCGAAGAAGTCAGCTATGATCAATCAATCTTGTTTTCTTTGGTTTCCGTCGTATTAATTTCTGTTGCATGGATAGTTCGGACTGTTGTATTCTCTCTAGCAGATTTTGTTCCTACACGTTGGAGTTTCGTTCCTTTTAGCATCGGCGAACCATTAGAACTTGTTTCTAGGACAGTACTGATAATCCCTGCAGCGCTGCTCTTCTGGTTGATAATGTCTGTTTTAGTGCATGTGGCAGCACGGCAACTCGGTGGAACAAGCAGTCACTCTAGAATAGCATCTTTGTTAGGCTTTGTTTTTCTACCTTCATTAATAACAATCGCCGTTGACTTGTTGGAGATCGGTCTTCAAATTGAAAATTCGCTTTTGCTTAATGTGATTTTCTTGATCTTTGGCTTTGTTATTCCCTTAGTTTTGTGGCCTTTGATACTCGTTATTTTCGCCGTTCGAACATCAGAAATGCTCTCATGGAGAAGCACCAGTTTAGCTGCAATTATAGGGTTTTTGCCGTTGTTCATTCTACTTACGTTCGCGTTTTTGTAG
- a CDS encoding ABC transporter permease, which translates to MSEIRVVLAIARNDFSYFFRTKWLMAVLLSLNLSDMLVVALVYKRMMTFDYFVYFVPAVIIMGLFAASMDTGRRIWLALREGVIQYELSLPISTHGLVIAYLLAGGAAALVYASSLMAIALIVLPAHAIWSAFMLLPFLFILAMGLAGIAATLAAVASTHGEFFFAFQNIVQIALLTLSTVYYPIEVIQNYLPPALIIVVAANPLSLAAEALRQYTFAGVPIELGFLAKILLASVPFAIVGAFAYLAALRKFQVKGKL; encoded by the coding sequence ATGAGTGAGATTCGCGTTGTTCTTGCTATAGCACGCAACGACTTCTCCTATTTCTTTCGAACAAAATGGCTCATGGCAGTGCTCCTAAGTCTTAATCTCTCTGACATGCTTGTCGTTGCACTTGTCTACAAGAGAATGATGACTTTCGACTACTTCGTATACTTTGTCCCCGCAGTCATAATTATGGGGCTTTTCGCTGCTTCCATGGACACAGGCAGACGAATTTGGCTGGCTCTTCGTGAAGGTGTAATCCAGTATGAACTGTCCCTTCCAATCAGCACTCACGGTCTAGTTATAGCTTATTTGCTCGCTGGAGGCGCAGCTGCCCTAGTGTACGCAAGTTCTCTAATGGCAATTGCACTAATCGTTCTTCCGGCTCATGCAATCTGGAGTGCCTTCATGTTGCTGCCTTTCCTTTTCATCTTGGCCATGGGGCTCGCTGGCATCGCAGCTACACTTGCCGCAGTTGCATCAACACATGGAGAATTCTTCTTTGCCTTCCAAAACATTGTGCAAATCGCTCTCCTCACCCTAAGTACGGTGTACTACCCTATCGAAGTTATTCAAAATTACCTGCCGCCTGCGTTAATTATCGTTGTTGCTGCGAACCCATTAAGTTTAGCTGCCGAAGCCCTTCGCCAGTATACTTTTGCAGGTGTTCCTATTGAACTCGGCTTTCTAGCTAAAATTCTTCTTGCAAGCGTGCCTTTCGCCATTGTAGGTGCATTTGCTTACCTAGCTGCCCTTCGCAAATTCCAGGTTAAAGGAAAACTGTGA
- a CDS encoding nitroreductase family protein, with amino-acid sequence MTKELIKTIFARRSIRKYTSKPVNQKDIRTMLEAAMAAPSASNRKPWHFIVLTNRKMLDNLARVHPYGKMLFEAPLSIVVCGDKTTSPRYWVQDCSAATENLLLAAAALGLGAVWLGVHPRENRLRGLIRKVLNIPETSVPLNLISIGHPAEEKEPRTQYDELRVHHEHW; translated from the coding sequence ATGACAAAGGAACTAATCAAAACGATTTTCGCTCGACGCAGTATACGCAAATACACTTCTAAACCGGTTAACCAGAAAGACATTAGAACAATGTTAGAAGCTGCCATGGCGGCCCCTTCAGCTTCAAACCGCAAGCCTTGGCACTTCATCGTATTAACCAATCGGAAGATGCTGGACAATCTGGCTAGAGTTCATCCCTATGGCAAGATGTTATTCGAAGCGCCCCTCAGCATAGTAGTATGCGGCGACAAAACCACATCACCTCGCTATTGGGTGCAAGATTGCTCCGCAGCTACGGAGAATCTTCTCCTAGCAGCGGCTGCGTTGGGTCTTGGCGCGGTCTGGCTTGGTGTTCATCCTAGGGAAAACCGGCTGAGAGGTCTCATTAGGAAAGTGCTGAATATTCCAGAGACCAGTGTTCCCCTTAACTTGATCTCTATTGGCCATCCGGCTGAAGAGAAAGAACCACGCACACAGTACGACGAACTGCGAGTGCATCATGAACACTGGTAG
- a CDS encoding beta-eliminating lyase-related protein has translation KILGGGMRQAGIIAAPGIVALEKMIDRLEEDHKNARVLAEGLAQINGISIELENVQTNIVHFNVSELPVTSDQFASKLRENGVLALPRDKKRLRMVTHRGIEKENVDKTLNIVDSIVKKLHG, from the coding sequence AAAATCCTCGGCGGAGGAATGCGCCAAGCTGGCATAATAGCCGCCCCTGGAATAGTTGCTCTTGAAAAAATGATTGACAGACTAGAAGAAGACCATAAAAACGCGAGGGTATTGGCTGAGGGATTAGCTCAGATAAATGGTATCTCAATTGAGCTAGAGAATGTGCAGACAAATATAGTTCACTTCAACGTAAGCGAATTACCAGTCACCTCAGATCAATTCGCTTCAAAACTGAGAGAAAATGGGGTACTTGCACTACCACGAGACAAGAAACGATTGAGGATGGTCACGCATAGAGGAATCGAAAAGGAAAACGTTGACAAAACACTAAACATAGTCGACAGTATCGTGAAGAAACTACATGGATAA
- a CDS encoding DUF362 domain-containing protein, giving the protein MVDSVALTNYEGDVRKALESGIRLIGGFGVLKSPLIIKPNICTHVDKTGFAVTNVEVVEALVRLLLKEDENLLIKIVESDSESKFADEAFEKFGYKKLEEKMKSSGFDVSLVNLSRSPTVSTNLKGLYFNNPELPSIIVRPRYFISLAVAKTHPLTFVTGTLKNLFGLLPRKDQSSYHAHINDVIVDLNRLVRPDLCIVDARVGLEGWAGPKTRRINMFIIGKKPVSVDATMARVMGFEPEKIHHLAKAEKYELGTLDPKVLGNNVKSAKVKFRSP; this is encoded by the coding sequence ATGGTGGACTCTGTTGCTCTTACGAATTATGAGGGTGATGTTAGGAAGGCTCTTGAAAGTGGTATTAGACTAATAGGTGGTTTCGGAGTCTTAAAATCACCTCTCATAATAAAGCCTAATATCTGTACACATGTGGACAAGACAGGATTTGCTGTAACCAATGTAGAGGTAGTTGAGGCCTTAGTAAGACTGCTTCTCAAAGAGGATGAGAACCTATTGATTAAGATAGTAGAATCAGACAGTGAATCCAAGTTTGCTGATGAAGCTTTTGAAAAATTCGGGTACAAAAAGTTAGAAGAAAAAATGAAGAGCTCAGGCTTCGACGTATCTCTAGTCAATCTCAGTCGTTCCCCAACTGTCTCGACTAATCTGAAAGGACTTTACTTCAATAATCCTGAACTTCCTAGCATAATCGTAAGACCGAGATACTTCATCTCGCTAGCTGTTGCGAAAACCCACCCTTTAACCTTCGTAACTGGAACCTTGAAGAATCTCTTCGGCCTCCTTCCAAGAAAAGACCAATCATCTTACCATGCCCATATTAATGACGTAATCGTTGACTTAAACAGGCTTGTAAGACCAGACCTGTGCATCGTTGATGCAAGAGTGGGGTTAGAAGGTTGGGCAGGCCCGAAAACAAGGCGTATTAACATGTTTATCATTGGAAAGAAACCAGTGTCCGTGGATGCTACCATGGCTAGAGTTATGGGGTTCGAACCAGAGAAGATTCACCATCTTGCGAAAGCAGAAAAATATGAGCTCGGCACGCTGGATCCGAAGGTTTTAGGGAACAACGTCAAGTCTGCAAAAGTTAAGTTTAGGTCACCATGA